In the Primulina eburnea isolate SZY01 unplaced genomic scaffold, ASM2296580v1 ctg739_ERROPOS11973397, whole genome shotgun sequence genome, one interval contains:
- the LOC140821970 gene encoding uncharacterized protein codes for MELCTARGISNLLFHMPPPHIVPNHFGCLIQCRAPFPGPLKQTRSISGQRCTIMSCLSSTTEATTYEAASPDDTTTLTTSPEDTLSEASAPEEITPEETVPLIAVTEATSDIKDEPESDSVITVQVVESLTVEKKEDYINQPDVVPQEDDSLQLLKFLEDLNIKFDYEDKYSIIAFGIGGLIALRISVAVIGAIDSIPLLPKVLELVGLGYTIWFTTRYLIFEQNREEFVARVKQLKEEVIG; via the exons ATGGAGCTGTGCACAGCTCGAGGCATatccaatctcctttttcacaTGCCGCCTCCCCACATTGTTCCTAACCATTTTGGATGCCTAATCCAATGCAGAGCTCCTTTTCCTGGCCCTCTGAAGCAAACCCGCTCTATTTCTG GGCAACGATGCACAATTATGTCATGTCTCAGCTCCACGACTGAGGCAACCACTTATGAGGCAGCCTCGCCCGATGATACGACAACTCTGACAACCTCACCTGAGGATACATTGTCTGAGGCATCTGCTCCCGAGGAAATCACACCCGAGGAAACCGTGCCTCTGATAGCCGTGACTGAAGCAACCTCTGATATCAAAGATGAGCCAGAATCTGACAGTGTGATAACAGTCCAAGTGGTAGAGTCTCTAACTGTTGAAAAGAAGGAAGATTACATTAATCAGCCTGATGTGGTACCCCAAGAAGATGATTCATTGCAACTACTTAAGTTCTTGGAGGACCTTAATATAAAG TTCGACTATGAAGATAAATATTCAATCATTGCATTTGGCATTGGCGGCTTAATCGCCCTTAGGATATCAGTTGCTGTCATAGGTGCCATCGATTCTATTCCCTTG CTCCCAAAAGTGTTGGAACTTGTGGGTCTGGGCTACACGATTTGGTTCACCACTCGATATCTCATTTTCGAG CAAAATAGGGAGGAGTTCGTTGCTAGAGTTAAGCAGCTCAAGGAGGAGGTTATCGGTTAA
- the LOC140821783 gene encoding uncharacterized protein, with protein MAVSFTRLSWLWLGGKEKEQVSNGSLASSLNSLSDWGLGLRGEPESLKFNSVRGVDKRMPSSSSCRKVKKKWKSREERSRSIDKEYDVVLVPSDGVGLSGSETDDSDWSIGWLEPHAPGFQSDEEADDSFAVLVPCYRHDCKTLEENSEEPSVPFLSAIKNVPNGYSAVSEGKKYMEQWLSSLQNF; from the exons ATGGCTGTTTCTTTCACTAGATTGTCGTGGCTATGGTTGGGTGGTAAAGAAAAAGAGCAAGTATCGAATGGGTCACTTGCTAGTTCATTAAATTCGTTAAGTGACTGGGGTTTAGGATTGAGAGGAGAACCAGAAAGCTTGAAGTTTAACTCTGTGAGGGGGGTTGATAAAAGAATGCCGTCTTCAAGTTCCTGTAGGAAAGTGAAGAAGAAATGGAAGAGTAGGGAGGAGAGGAGCAGGAGCATTGATAAAGAATATGATGTGGTGTTGGTGCCGTCTGATGGGGTTGGTTTATCGGGATCGGAGACGGATGATTCGGATTGGTCGATTGGGTGGCTAGAGCCACACGCTCCTGGTTTCCAGAGTGATGAAGAGGCTGATGATAGCTTTGCTGTGTTAGTTCCTTGCTATAGGCATGATTGCAAGACTTTAGAGGAGAATAGTGAGGAGCCTAGTGTTCCATTCTTGAGTGCCATTAAGAACGTTCCAAATGGTTATTCTGCTG ttTCAGAAGGCAAGAAGTACATGGAGCAGTGGCTGTCATCTCTTCAGAATTTTTGA
- the LOC140822200 gene encoding kinase-interacting protein 1-like, whose protein sequence is MLQRAANNAYSWWWASHIRTKQSKWLDQSLQDMEEKVHNMLKLIEEDGDSFAKRAEMYYKRRPELITSVEEAYKAFRALADRYDLLSKELQNANHTIATVFPEQVQFAMDEDDESVLAKMTKNSQIPDIGNAPNAPKAPIKDLKGLITTASKQLKAKKLSKTNKVVQKSGLTKEEAVEEIDKLQKDILALQTVKEFARSSYESGLSKYWGTEKQIMEMQQNICRLQDEFNVDTVIEDDEARTLMAEAALKSCQETLIQLQDKQERSAIEAREESLKIEAAHERLESLKKEFLNDGTNEEKMNDNDKISNFEDESQSSTIDVVEVIQEMEGIVEASFVKVQEELESLTVTEMAEKVDKLVNKVISLETVVSSQTVLISTLRTEADDLHSQIQRLEDEKVTLINSTHILTTRWKEMEEKLRKVQDLNKNLENQNRNLQTNFAEARNSLDNLSEKLSSIKPDEEQEETSSVQDEPALPSTPGGGEKFSSNSKTGDSVDVKEIDTTVEGTKSSGKCSTKKTVTFLDQKQKKQIPVDHSDDLINAQAKENTEKDEELNWQQMLLTGMEDREKILLKEYTTILRNYKDVKKKLGDMEKQERDSQFDIIVKMRELKDAIAKRDEEIQRLRQKLNLLPENKDIKVDSVPDERGVKPEAGGDDLEESPLINKESDIKLVFIDRTSPISAVEEKLRTDIDAILDENLDFWLRFSTAFHQIQKFKTEVQDLQDEILKLQEKKMQVGSVTTEQKSEVRPIYKHLREIQTELTVWLEQSASLKDEQKRRFASLCSIQEEITKALKEGVEGEEIRFSSHQAAKFQGEILNMKQENNKVRDEVQAGLDHVSTLQLDIEKWLRKLNEEFGICSDQQQLKQAMSRSRIPLRSFIFGTKPPKKQKHSILACMHPNRRFPLMRGSTHT, encoded by the exons ATGTTGCAGAGAGCCGCGAACAACGCGTATTCATGGTGGTGGGCTAGTCACATTCGGACCAAGCAATCGAAATGGCTGGATCAAAGCCTTCAGG ATATGGAAGAAAAGGTGCATAATATGCTAAAGCTCATAGAAGAAGATGGAGATTCCTTTGCCAAGAGAGCTGAGATGTACTACAAGAGGAGGCCAGAGCTTATAACATCCGTAGAAGAAGCTTACAAGGCTTTCCGAGCATTGGCTGATCGTTACGACCTCTTATCCAAAGAACTTCAAAATGCCAACCATACAATTGCCACTGTTTTCCCAGAACAGGTTCAGTTTGCAATGGACGAAGACGATGAATCAGTCTTGGCAAAAATGACCAAGAATTCCCAAATACCAGATATAGGAAATGCTCCAAACGCTCCAAAGGCGCCCATTAAAGATCTAAAAGGCCTGATAACCACAGCTTCAAAGCAATTGAAAGCCAAGAAATTATCAAAAACTAATAAAGTTGTTCAAAAATCTGGTTTAACTAAGGAAGAAGCTGTTGAAGAGATTGATAAGCTTCAGAAAGATATTCTAGCATTACAAACTGTTAAAGAGTTTGCTAGGAGTTCATACGAAAGTGGGCTTTCGAAGTATTGGGGGACTGAAAAGCAGATAATGGAAATGCAACAAAACATTTGCAGGTTGCAGGATGAATTTAATGTGGATACGGTTATTGAGGATGATGAAGCTAGGACGTTGATGGCTGAGGCAGCCCTTAAATCGTGTCAAGAAACATTGATTCAGTTGCAGGATAAACAAGAAAGGTCTGCCATTGAGGCGAGAGAAGAGTCGCTAAAGATCGAAGCTGCTCACGAGAGACTCGAGTCCCTTAAGAAAGAGTTTCTGAATGACGGAACTAATGAGGAAAAGATGAACGacaatgataaaatatcaaaCTTTGAGGATGAATCACAAAGCTCGACTATAGATGTGGTTGAAGTGATTCAAGAGATGGAGGGTATTGTCGAGGCATCATTTGTAAAAGTTCAAGAAGAATTGGAATCTCTTACGGTGACAGAAATGGCAGAGAAGGTCGACAAACTTGTGAACAAGGTGATCAGCCTGGAAACTGTGGTGTCATCTCAAACGGTCCTTATCAGCACCTTAAGAACAGAAGCGGACGATCTCCATTCACAGATTCAGAGATTGGAAGATGAGAAGGTGACCCTGATTAATAGCACGCACATTTTGACCACCAGGTggaaagaaatggaggaaaagtTGCGGAAGGTTCAGGATCTGAACAAGAATTTGGAAaaccaaaacagaaatctacaAACAAATTTCGCCGAAGCCCGTAATAGTCTTGATAACCTGTCTGAGAAATTAAGTAGTATCAAGCCAGACGAAGAGCAAGAGGAGACAAGTTCAGTTCAAGATGAGCCAGCTTTGCCAAGTACTCCAGGTGGCGGTGAAAAATTCTCGAGTAATTCGAAAACAGGAGACTCGGTGGACGTGAAAGAAATAGATACGACGGTTGAAGGCACAAAGTCCTCAGGTAAATGTTCAACCAAAAAAACCGTCACATTCTTGGATCAGAAACAGAAGAAACAAATCCCGGTGGATCATTCAGATGATCTTATAAATGCTCAAGCAAAAGAAAATACGGAGAAAGACGAAGAGCTAAACTGGCAGCAGATGCTCTTGACAGGTATGGAGGATAGAGAGAAAATTCTGCTGAAAGAGTATACCACGATTTTGAGAAATTATAAGGATGTCAAGAAGAAGCTCGGTGACATGGAGAAGCAAGAGAGGGATAGCCAATTTGatatcatagtgaaaatgagAGAGCTGAAGGATGCTATAGCAAAAAGAGACGAAGAAATTCAGCGTCTACGCCAAAAACTAAACCTTCTTCCAGAAAACAAGGACATCAAGGTAGATTCTGTTCCAGACGAACGTGGCGTTAAACCTGAGGCTGGAGGTGATGACCTTGAAGAAAGTCCGTTAATAAACAAGGAAAGCGACATCAAATTAGTTTTTATCGATAGAACTTCACCCATATCAGCAGTTGAAGAAAAGCTTCGTACGGACATCGATGCAATACTGGACGAGAATTTGGATTTCTGGTTAAGATTCAGCACTGCTTTTCATCAGATTCAGAAATTCAAAACTGAAGTTCAAGATCTGCAGGATGAAATACTGAAACTTCAAGAGAAGAAAATGCAAGTGGGAAGTGTTACAACGGAGCAAAAATCAGAAGTCCGGCCAATCTACAAGCACCTAAGGGAAATTCAAACCGAGCTAACTGTTTGGTTGGAACAAAGCGCGTCTTTAAAAGATGAACAGAAACGAAGATTTGCATCATTATGCAGTATTCAAGAGGAGATTACGAAAGCTCTGAAAGAAGGTGTTGAAGGAGAAGAAATCAGGTTTAGCAGCCATCAAGCTGCAAAATTCCAAGGAGAAATCTTGAACATGAAACAAGAGAATAATAAGGTTAGGGATGAAGTACAAGCTGGTCTTGATCATGTTAGCACGCTGCAACTTGATATTGAAAAATGGCTAAGAAAGTTGAATGAAGAGTTTGGGATCTGCAGTGATCAACAGCAACTGAAGCAGGCCATGAGCAGGTCACGAATCCCTTTACGATCATTTATTTTTGGAACGAAACCACCGAAGAAGCAGAAGCATTCTATTTTAGCTTGTATGCATCCAAATAGAAGATTCCCTCTCATGAGAGGTAGTACACATACATAA
- the LOC140822259 gene encoding AP2-like ethylene-responsive transcription factor AIL7 isoform X1 — MAPENNWLSFSLQSSVGQMLNPSSQSADSHRFYSFFDNFYANVENHQLVSYMDSSQVQSPPKLEDFFGGDSTETQDSSLTHLYDHSHNTGHGAPDAVYFFSHGEQQELNNITGFQAFSANSGSEGDDTSFGGQIQSSAESGNEIAAYSQFPFTATTNALSFGVTSKNALGTENNSCKTIVSVDSDNSKKISDTFGQRTSIYRGVTRHRWTGRYEAHLWDNSCRREGQARKGRQVYLGGYDKEEKAARAYDLAALKYWGSTATTNFPISDYSKEIEDMKNETKQEFVASLRRKSSGFSRGASIYRGVTRHHQQGRWQARIGRVAGNKDLYLGTFATEEEAAEAYDIAAIKFRGVNAVTNFEMNRYDVEAISKSSLPIGGAAKRLKLSLESEVTQPISNILQTPSCSNDGSSISFGSTPTVSSIPCGIPFDTSVPFYHHRFFQHLQTSNSVGTDSSSTVSSMVTLMPSQPEFFIWPHQSY; from the exons ATGGCACCAGAAAACAATTGGCTGTCGTTCTCTCTGCAATCTTCAGTGGGTCAAATGCTCAACCCTTCTTCGCAGTCTGCAGACTCTCACCGTTTCTACTCCTTTTTTGATAATTTCTATGCCAATG TTGAAAATCATCAACTTGTAAGCTACATGGATTCATCGCAAGTGCAATCACCGCCGAAGCTGGAAGATTTCTTCGGCGGCGACTCAACGGAAACGCAAGATTCAAGTTTGACTCACTTATACGACCACAGCCACAACACTGGACACGGCGCACCCGACGCAGTCTACTTTTTCAGCCATGGAGAGCAGCAAGAACTCAATAACATCACTGGGTTTCAGGCATTTTCCGCAAACTCGGGCTCCGAAGGGGATGACACGTCGTTCGGAGGGCAAATCCAATCTTCGGCCGAATCGGGAAACGAAATAGCGGCCTACTCTCAGTTCCCTTTTACTGCTACAACTAATGCTTTATCTTTTGGAGTTACTAGTAAGAATGCTTTGGGCACCGAGAATAATAGTTGCAAAACCATTGTTTCTGTTGACTCTGATAATTCCAAGAAAATTTCTGATACTTTTGGTCAAAGAACTTCGATCTACAGAGGCGTTACCAG ACATAGATGGACGGGAAGATATGAAGCGCATCTATGGGATAACAGCTGTAGAAGGGAAGGCCAAGCAAGAAAAGGGCgtcaag TTTACTTGG GTGGTTATGACAAAGAAGAGAAAGCGGCACGGGCGTATGATTTGGCAGCTTTGAAATATTGGGGTTCTACTGCTACTACAAACTTCCCT ATCTCCGATTATAGTAAAGAAATAGAGGATATGAAGAACGAGACGAAACAAGAATTCGTTGCCTCGCTTCGAAG GAAAAGCAGCGGGTTCTCGAGAGGAGCATCCATCTATAGGGGTGTTACAAG GCATCATCAACAAGGCCGATGGCAAGCAAGGATTGGTCGAGTTGCAGGGAATAAAGATCTATACCTCGGTACATTCG CAACTGAGGAGGAAGCAGCTGAGGCATATGACATAGCTGCAATAAAGTTCAGAGGAGTAAATGCAGTGACTAATTTTGAGATGAACCGATACGATGTGGAGGCCATCTCCAAGAGCTCTCTCCCCATTGGAGGAGCTGCAAAAAGGCTGAAACTCTCTCTTGAATCCGAAGTAACACAACCTATAAGCAACATCCTTCAAACTCCATCATGCAGCAACGACGGCAGCAGCATCAGTTTTGGTTCAACCCCAACTGTTTCCAGCATCCCTTGTGGCATCCCATTCGACACTTCAGTACCCTTCTATCACCACCGCTTCTTTCAACACCTCCAAACAAGCAATTCAGTTGGGACCGACTCATCTAGCACAGTCTCATCCATGGTTACTCTGATGCCGTCCCAACCGGAGTTTTTCATTTGGCCTCACCAGTCCTATTAA
- the LOC140822259 gene encoding AP2-like ethylene-responsive transcription factor AIL7 isoform X2 — protein sequence MAPENNWLSFSLQSSVGQMLNPSSQSADSHRFYSFFDNFYANVENHQLVSYMDSSQVQSPPKLEDFFGGDSTETQDSSLTHLYDHSHNTGHGAPDAVYFFSHGEQQELNNITGFQAFSANSGSEGDDTSFGGQIQSSAESGNEIAAYSQFPFTATTNALSFGVTSKNALGTENNSCKTIVSVDSDNSKKISDTFGQRTSIYRGVTRHRWTGRYEAHLWDNSCRREGQARKGRQVYLGGYDKEEKAARAYDLAALKYWGSTATTNFPISDYSKEIEDMKNETKQEFVASLRRKSSGFSRGASIYRGVTRHHQQGRWQARIGRVAGNKDLYLATEEEAAEAYDIAAIKFRGVNAVTNFEMNRYDVEAISKSSLPIGGAAKRLKLSLESEVTQPISNILQTPSCSNDGSSISFGSTPTVSSIPCGIPFDTSVPFYHHRFFQHLQTSNSVGTDSSSTVSSMVTLMPSQPEFFIWPHQSY from the exons ATGGCACCAGAAAACAATTGGCTGTCGTTCTCTCTGCAATCTTCAGTGGGTCAAATGCTCAACCCTTCTTCGCAGTCTGCAGACTCTCACCGTTTCTACTCCTTTTTTGATAATTTCTATGCCAATG TTGAAAATCATCAACTTGTAAGCTACATGGATTCATCGCAAGTGCAATCACCGCCGAAGCTGGAAGATTTCTTCGGCGGCGACTCAACGGAAACGCAAGATTCAAGTTTGACTCACTTATACGACCACAGCCACAACACTGGACACGGCGCACCCGACGCAGTCTACTTTTTCAGCCATGGAGAGCAGCAAGAACTCAATAACATCACTGGGTTTCAGGCATTTTCCGCAAACTCGGGCTCCGAAGGGGATGACACGTCGTTCGGAGGGCAAATCCAATCTTCGGCCGAATCGGGAAACGAAATAGCGGCCTACTCTCAGTTCCCTTTTACTGCTACAACTAATGCTTTATCTTTTGGAGTTACTAGTAAGAATGCTTTGGGCACCGAGAATAATAGTTGCAAAACCATTGTTTCTGTTGACTCTGATAATTCCAAGAAAATTTCTGATACTTTTGGTCAAAGAACTTCGATCTACAGAGGCGTTACCAG ACATAGATGGACGGGAAGATATGAAGCGCATCTATGGGATAACAGCTGTAGAAGGGAAGGCCAAGCAAGAAAAGGGCgtcaag TTTACTTGG GTGGTTATGACAAAGAAGAGAAAGCGGCACGGGCGTATGATTTGGCAGCTTTGAAATATTGGGGTTCTACTGCTACTACAAACTTCCCT ATCTCCGATTATAGTAAAGAAATAGAGGATATGAAGAACGAGACGAAACAAGAATTCGTTGCCTCGCTTCGAAG GAAAAGCAGCGGGTTCTCGAGAGGAGCATCCATCTATAGGGGTGTTACAAG GCATCATCAACAAGGCCGATGGCAAGCAAGGATTGGTCGAGTTGCAGGGAATAAAGATCTATACCTCG CAACTGAGGAGGAAGCAGCTGAGGCATATGACATAGCTGCAATAAAGTTCAGAGGAGTAAATGCAGTGACTAATTTTGAGATGAACCGATACGATGTGGAGGCCATCTCCAAGAGCTCTCTCCCCATTGGAGGAGCTGCAAAAAGGCTGAAACTCTCTCTTGAATCCGAAGTAACACAACCTATAAGCAACATCCTTCAAACTCCATCATGCAGCAACGACGGCAGCAGCATCAGTTTTGGTTCAACCCCAACTGTTTCCAGCATCCCTTGTGGCATCCCATTCGACACTTCAGTACCCTTCTATCACCACCGCTTCTTTCAACACCTCCAAACAAGCAATTCAGTTGGGACCGACTCATCTAGCACAGTCTCATCCATGGTTACTCTGATGCCGTCCCAACCGGAGTTTTTCATTTGGCCTCACCAGTCCTATTAA